DNA sequence from the Sulfurimonas sp. HSL3-7 genome:
CTTCGATCTTTTTTGTGACAACAGGGGAGATCCCTTTAGCCGCCAAGGCATGCTTGAGCCCCTCCCCGATACTGCTGCTGACAAAAAAGTTGACGTTATGTTCTGAGAAAAACCCGGGCAGCAGCTGTCCCGGTTTTCCTTTCTGTACGAAGACGGGGTTATCCAGGATCTCCGTGCTGACGACTTCGCCTTCATTGATATGTAAGATGATGATAAAGGGCTGCAGCGGCGTGATGGTTTTATAACTCTCTTTATCGGAAGAGCAGAAGGCAATCCTGTAATCCTCTTTCTGGTCCTTGATGATGAGGTTTGCGCCGCTTACCAGGGCCAGAGCGACCTTCTCATGCGCGCTTTTCATGATGCGCGAAAAGGTAGGGCGTGAAACATTCATCTTCTTTGCGGCATCGGCCTGGTAGAGCCCCAGCAGATCCATCAGGTAGATCGCTTCGATCTCTTCGTGAAAAAGGGTGATACTGTTTTCACCCTTTTGTTCAAGCGGTCCGAAAGCCTTGACGAGGGGTTTGAAATTGAGGGTGCGTTTTATTTTTTCTCTTGCCATAAAGAAATTATATCCAATCAAGTTTTTAATTTGACATATGTTCATAAAATCGCTATCATTCGGACATATGTTCATATAAACACTAATTTACAG
Encoded proteins:
- a CDS encoding DUF134 domain-containing protein, with the protein product MAREKIKRTLNFKPLVKAFGPLEQKGENSITLFHEEIEAIYLMDLLGLYQADAAKKMNVSRPTFSRIMKSAHEKVALALVSGANLIIKDQKEDYRIAFCSSDKESYKTITPLQPFIIILHINEGEVVSTEILDNPVFVQKGKPGQLLPGFFSEHNVNFFVSSSIGEGLKHALAAKGISPVVTKKIEVEKLLNLGFLNGQQRS